GTCTCGATTCTGCTGGACACCTACAACGACCGGCGTGTTGCCTTTTTGTTCAGCGTGAACGCGCTCGGGGTACAGGCCGATGGCACGCGAAGCGACCAGTTCGGTGGAGGCGCGGGCGGCAGCTCGGCAACCGGCGGCGGCACGGGCAACATAAATCCCATGGATGGCAGCGTCGACCTCAACCCCGACTACAACTTTTTCTCCAAGGGCCGTCTGGTTGACGGAGGTTACGTGGTAGAAGTCCGAATACCATTCAAGAGTCTCCGCTACCAGGAGGGCTCGGTCCAGGATTGGGGAATCCACGTATTGAGAAGGGTCCAGCATTCGGGTTTTCAGGACAGCTGGGCGCCAGCGGTACGAGCCAACGCGAGCTTTCTTGCGCAGGCGGGCACACTCAGCGGACTTCAGGACATGAAGCGCGGGCTGGTGCTGGAAATCACACCTTCGTCGACGGCGCGGTTCGACGGCGACAGGGCGGACGACGGGTCGTGGGGATACTCAAGCGGGGGATCATTGAGCGGAGACGTCCGATGGGGGATCCGAGAGAATGCCACCCTTACCGGCACCATCAACCCCGACTTCTCGCAGGTGGAGGCCGATGTCGGGCAGGTGGTGCTGAACGAGCGTTTCGCATTGTTCTATCCGGAGAAGCGCGCGTTCTTTCTCGACGGCCTGGAGCTGTTCGATACGCCAAGCCAACTCATTTATACGCGCCGAATTGTTGATCCCGAGGCAGGCCTGAAGCTCGGAGGCAAGGTGGGGCGCCTGAACGTCGCGACGATTCTTGCGGCAGAGAGTCGCGACTACTCCGAATCCGGCGACGACACTCCCGTGTTCGCGATCGCCCGATTGAGGAGTGACATCGGCAGAAGCTCCACCGTTGGTGGTGTATTGACAACTCGTGAGGACGGAGGCAGCTACTCCCGGCTGGCAGGAGCCGATCTCCGCATCGTGCACTCAAAGCTCTATTTCGCTCAGTTTCAGGCGGTTCAATCCTGGACCGAGGCGGGCGGCGCTCCGTCGAATGGTCCTCTGTTGAGCGCCGTCTGGGACCGAACCGGGCGCAACTGGGGCTTCAATTACAGTGTGACGGCAATTGCTCCAGATTTCGAAGCAGCCGCCGGATTCGTCAACCGAACCGGGACATTTGCAACGCGTGCGTTCAACCGGCTCACGGGCTACGGTCGGAAGGACGCGTTGATCGAAACGTATGGCGCCTTCTTTGGGATCTCACGGCTGTGGAGCTACGACGATATCAGTGGCGGCACAATAGAGGGTGATGAATCCATCTTTCCCTCAGCCACGTTGCGCGGCGGGTGGCGACTAAGCGGATCGCTCTCAAGGAGTTTCTTCAGCTTTGAGCCTGATGCCTATTTGAACTATACCGTTGAAACAGATCCGGCCATGGATCCCGTGGCTTTCACCGTGCCCCCAAAGGAAACGGACCTGTGGACGGGATCTGTGGGAGCCACCTCACCCACCTACCAGTACCTGACGGCAACTGCGAGCTTCGGGTTTGGTGAGACACCGATATTCCGCGAGGCCGCGCCAGGCCGGCGCCGAAGCATCCGGGCAACTGTTGACGTTCGACCGACGAATTCCCTCCGCGCTACGCTGCAGTTCGTTCGGCGTACCCTCACAAGGGCGAGGGACGACTCTCGGTTCTCAACGGAGAATATTCCCAGGCTCAAGGTTGAATATCAGATCACCCCGTCGATCTTTGTTCGCTTCATCGGGCAGTACACGGCCCGAACGCGTTCAGCTCTCGTCGACAGAAGCGGCGACGCAATATTCGTAGAGAACGTTCGCGACACCGGCGACACGTCAAACGAATTCCGCACCGACTGGCTGTTCAGCTACCGGCCGACACCGGGCACTCTGGTGTATTTCGGCTACGGGGCAACGATGGACGAGCCGGGTGAGCGGCGGTTTCGAGAACTGTCCAGAACTGCGGACGGCTTCTTCGCGAAGGTGAGCTACCTGTTTCGGATCT
This genomic stretch from Rhodothermales bacterium harbors:
- a CDS encoding carbohydrate binding family 9 domain-containing protein; translated protein: MNISAIILGLLLVQQVPGDHSGRSGQINIVVPRLEAGAEIDGVLDEPAWGQAARLTDFSQYQPVDGRPAEDPTEVLVWYSPEAIHFGIRATEMHGDIVRATQANRDNIASEDHVSILLDTYNDRRVAFLFSVNALGVQADGTRSDQFGGGAGGSSATGGGTGNINPMDGSVDLNPDYNFFSKGRLVDGGYVVEVRIPFKSLRYQEGSVQDWGIHVLRRVQHSGFQDSWAPAVRANASFLAQAGTLSGLQDMKRGLVLEITPSSTARFDGDRADDGSWGYSSGGSLSGDVRWGIRENATLTGTINPDFSQVEADVGQVVLNERFALFYPEKRAFFLDGLELFDTPSQLIYTRRIVDPEAGLKLGGKVGRLNVATILAAESRDYSESGDDTPVFAIARLRSDIGRSSTVGGVLTTREDGGSYSRLAGADLRIVHSKLYFAQFQAVQSWTEAGGAPSNGPLLSAVWDRTGRNWGFNYSVTAIAPDFEAAAGFVNRTGTFATRAFNRLTGYGRKDALIETYGAFFGISRLWSYDDISGGTIEGDESIFPSATLRGGWRLSGSLSRSFFSFEPDAYLNYTVETDPAMDPVAFTVPPKETDLWTGSVGATSPTYQYLTATASFGFGETPIFREAAPGRRRSIRATVDVRPTNSLRATLQFVRRTLTRARDDSRFSTENIPRLKVEYQITPSIFVRFIGQYTARTRSALVDRSGDAIFVENVRDTGDTSNEFRTDWLFSYRPTPGTLVYFGYGATMDEPGERRFRELSRTADGFFAKVSYLFRI